Within the Pseudomonas oryzae genome, the region GCTCGACCATATCGAAACCCTGCAGCAGGATCTCAGGCATCTGCTGGAGCTGTCCGAAGTCGCACATGCGCGCCTGATCGTCGCCGGTCAGGCGCTGGCCGAGCGCGACGCCTCGCACTGACGGCGGTCTACCGCGGGAATCTCTGGACTCCAGAAACGACAAAGCCCCGAAGATCGGGGCTTTGTCTTAGCATGATATGGCGGAGGCGTAGAGATTCGAACTCTAGGACAGTTGCCCGTCGGCGGTTTTCAAGACCGCTGCCTTAAACCACTCGGCCACACCTCCACAACGGGCGGCAATACTACCGGATAGAAACAGACTGTCAAACTCTAGTTGTCTGACCGTCATCGTGGCTTTGCTATGCTGGCGCCTGTCCGCGATGAACGAGACTATCCAGGAGGAACCTGAAGATGCGCGAACAACCCTATGCCCTGCAAAGCACGCAGGTCGCCCAGCTCGAGACCAGCAAGGTCCTGCGCAACACCTACGCCCTGCTGGCGATGACCCTGGGCTTCAGCGGTCTGGTCGCCTTTGCCGCACAGCAGGCCCACGTGCCGCACCCGGGCATCCTGATCACCCTGGTCGGCTTCTACGGCCTGTTCTTCCTCACCGTGAAGCTGCGCAACTCCGGCTGGGGCCTGCTCAGCACCTTCGCCCTGACCGGCTTCATGGGCTACACCCTCGGCCCGATCCTCGACCGCTACCTGGGCATGGCCAACGGTGCCGACGTGATCGTCAGCGCCTTCACCATGACCGCCATCGTGTTCGGCGGCCTGTCGGCCTACGTGCTGACCACCCGCAAGGACATGAGCTTCCTGTCGGGCTTCATCACCGTGGGCTTCTTCGTCCTGCTCGGCGCCATGCTGGCCGCCTGGCTGTTCGAGATCAGCGGCCTGCAACTGGCGATCAGCGCCGGCTTCGTGCTGTTCTCCTCGGCGGCGATCCTCTACCAGACCAGCGAGATCATCCACGGCGGCGAGAACAACTACATCATGGCGACCATCAGCCTGTACGTGTCGATCTACAACCTGTTCATCAGCCTGCTGCAGATCTTCGGCATCATGGGCAGCGACGACTGATCCCCCCAGCCGCGCCCTCTGGAGCCCGCCACTTTGGCGGGCTCTTTCGTTTGCGTTTATCATGGGCGGCATTGTTGCCAGGCCGCTCCAGATGAAATTCGCCATCGCCCTGTTCGCCCCGCCCCATGCTCCGTCCAGCCGCCGCGCCCTGCGTTTCGCCGAGGCGGTTCTGGCTGGCGGCCACGAGATCGTTCGCCTGTTCTTCTATCAGGATGCCGTACACCTGGCCTCCTCGCTGCCGGTCAGCGCCCAGGACGAGCTGGATCTGCCGGCGGCCTGGCGCACCTTCGTGACCGAGCACCAACTGGATGCGGTGGTGTGCATCGCCGCCGCCCTGCGCCGCGGTGTGCTGAACGCGGAAGAGGCGCAGCGCTACGGTCGCACCAGCCACAACCTGGAGGCGCCTTGGGAGCTGTCCGGCCTTGGCCAGCTGCACGAGGCGGCACAGGACGCCGACCGCCTGATCTGCT harbors:
- a CDS encoding Bax inhibitor-1/YccA family protein; amino-acid sequence: MREQPYALQSTQVAQLETSKVLRNTYALLAMTLGFSGLVAFAAQQAHVPHPGILITLVGFYGLFFLTVKLRNSGWGLLSTFALTGFMGYTLGPILDRYLGMANGADVIVSAFTMTAIVFGGLSAYVLTTRKDMSFLSGFITVGFFVLLGAMLAAWLFEISGLQLAISAGFVLFSSAAILYQTSEIIHGGENNYIMATISLYVSIYNLFISLLQIFGIMGSDD
- the tusD gene encoding sulfurtransferase complex subunit TusD is translated as MKFAIALFAPPHAPSSRRALRFAEAVLAGGHEIVRLFFYQDAVHLASSLPVSAQDELDLPAAWRTFVTEHQLDAVVCIAAALRRGVLNAEEAQRYGRTSHNLEAPWELSGLGQLHEAAQDADRLICFGGD